The DNA window ttttaataataaataaatcatatCATGATAGTTGCTGACTAAATAGCTCATGGAGAAATGGAAAGATATTATTTTTGACCGaagttaataaataaaatatagatattataggccgcaaataaaataaaattttaaaaccttAGTTTTAAACCGTCTGCTCCTTTTTATTTATCATTTTATACTTTTTTTACCTTGGATTTTAAACTACTAAGAGAATCATACCCTATTACTATTTTCGGAAATTTCCACAATTTCAGAGAGCACCCGAGACTATATAATACCTGCTTCAATACAATTGAAGGAGAATGGCTAAACTGCAGTCCATGGATGTGTTTCGAATCAGTCCAGGATTATGGAATAGGTTAATTTTGtcaatagtctatgtttaatacttctaattagtgttcaTGTGACGGGgacttataaacttttagtCCCatccaaccccccccccccccccccccaaacgtTTGCTTGGCCATAGAATTGAAAGTTCATTACTGAAAAAACGGCCAGTAAGTATTTTTAGCAAAACCGTTTATTAATAGATATGGATAGAAAGATTGTACTCCTGTTGGTGTTGAGAAGGTAACACACTCTTTATCTTTTTGACTCAACTGAAGAGCTGACCCGATGGgaaaaattcaacaaaaataaACCATACTTTCCATACCAATTCCAACTTCGAAGATAAGTATTAATTCAGCACTCACCAAGCCTACATTTCTgacttttatatacatgcagATGGGTGAGCTGAAGAAGCTGGTTGAAGAAGGCAAGATCAAATACATTGGATTATCTGAGGCCTCTGCGTCGACGATAAGGAGGGCTCACGTGGTTCATCCGATCACCGCAGTTCAGATCGAGTGGTCACTGTGGTCAAGGGATGTCGAAGAAGACATTGTTCCAACTTGCAggtaaatatattatatatgtaagaatCATGGagcagtactactactactattattattttctagaaAGCCGGGAATATTTCGGTATGCATATATTGCAATTTCGAtctgaaattttggaaattttgccCCTCTCTAGCACGCAAATATCTAGCCCGAAATTCTtggcatttttctttttttttatttagttaaaaattattcaaattcaatcaaaatttgttaaattttttcaaataatttcgtgCCAAAAAGTTCGGAAATTCCCACAATTTCAGAGAGCACCCCACACCATATAATACCTGCTTGTATTGAAGCAGAACATGTCGATGGATGTGTTTCTAAACTGCATTATTTCTTCTTGTTCCGAAAATTTCAGAGAACTTGGCATTGGAATTGTGGCGTACAGCCCGCTAGGGAGAGGGTTCTTCTCCAGTGGAGCTAAACTGGTCGATGAACTTCCTGACGACGATTTCCGCAAGGTGATTATACTGCCCATGAGATCAACCACGACAGCCATCAACAATTAATTACGATCTAAATAAAATCTTAAATATCGATTCTTTGTTTGTCCAATCAATACATAGATCGACATTGATCCGTGCCTGTTTTTCACAAATATAATATGTATTTTCCACTCTTTTCTTCAGAGCCTACCTAGATTCCAGCCAGAGAACCTCGAGAAGAACGCGGCGATATTCGAGAAGGTTAACGCCATGGCAGCGAGAAAGGGATGCACATCGTCGCAGCTCGCACTGGCCTGGGTTCATCACCAAGGGAGCGATGTCTGTCCCATACCAGGAACCACAAAGATCCACAACTTCGACCAGAATGTGGGAGCACTGTCAGTGAAGCTCACACCTGACGAGATGTCTGAACTTGAGTCGTATGCTTCAGCTGACGTTGTGCAAGGTGACAGGTATCATGGTACTTTTCTGAACACCTGGAAGAACTCTGAAACTCCTCCGCTGTCATCGTGGAGATCAGGCAATTAATTAGTCAGAGAGATTGTCATCTGCTGGGAGTTTGATGGAGTTTTATTGTCACAAATATAGATAGCTTGGTGTATCAATCACATGTTTATTATGCAAATAAAATTTTGTATGGATTGATAATGTTCCAGTGTTTTTGCCATGTGGCGCAGCAGTGGTTTGTATGATTTGGATGATATATAGTATCTTTTGTAAGTTGGGTATATGATATCTATTAAGCATAGGAATATAGGAGTTTCGCTTCGCTTGCCATAATATGGCTCATGAATAAACAAATGTCCTGAACAGTCAAAGGTTGACTAGCTTGAGTGTGACAAAAATTTCAATTGGATGAGACAAACACCTGAAAAGTTCATTCTTATTTGTGAtgtaactaattaaaaaaataactaattgccaATAGATTTAATTCTTTATGTAAGAtgtcacaaaaaaaatgaaaatctgaGTTGCTCGCCGAACTATTACCCTTGTCATCACCAATACCGTTGTCGCTTAGCCATCACTGATGTCATCGCAAAGTTGGTCGCAAACGATAATGTTTTTGCCATGTGGCGCAGCAGTAGTTTGTATGGATAGATAACATTCCAGTGTTCTTGCCATGTGGCGCAGCAGTGGCGCTAGGGATGCACAGAACGGCACAATGATCGGTAGGCCCAAAGCGATAAGGGAGgtgaaatagacttatttcagtCGTATCAGCCACGGCCCAAAGAGTTGAGGGAGATAAGACAGACTTATTTCTAGCCATACAAGTCCCAGTCCTAAGAAATGAGAAGGGATTCTACCTTTGGGGAAGGTAGGATTCCTCGGAGCAAAGGAAAACTAGTGTTTTGCTTTTTTCGTGGAAGTGAGATAAGTACTTCCTTGGGAAGGGAGTACTTATCGGAGTAAAGGAAAGCACGTTGATCGGGTTGTTAAAAGGGTTAGTCCTGTTGTTAGGGAGAGTTAGCGGTGTTTACACCGGTGTCACGTGTACGGGGATACGTGTATTGAGAAAAAAGGCCCGGAAGGCCTGTTTTCGAAGCTAGAGCATAGGTTTAGTGAGGTTTAGGTACTTTGTTCTTCTAGATCCAATTTTAAGGACAAATCCTGATGTTGGTAAAATATACGTGTTGATCAAGGCCAAGGACAATGAAGCAGCCATGAAAAGATTAGGTAAAATATACTTATTCAACGATGAGCACGGCGGGCTCATCGTGTCTTCGGGCAGGCATGGCATGGCCCGAGAGCCTTATTGGGTCATGCCTCGGCCATACGTGTAGCCCATGGGTGGGCATGGCCCTGTAAGGCAAGTTGGTTGGGCCATCAGGCTGTGCCTGGGTTGTGCtagggccgggccgggccgagaACAGTGTACGAAGACCTCACGGTACCAGAGGCTCAAGGTCTACTTTCGCTACTAAATGATTTGTCCATACGGTCAAAATTGATTGTCGTGGGCGGGTGCGTGACCCGCGACACCCAGTTGTATGCAAaaaattgatatttttgcatgcgTTTAGAGTAACCGCGTGTGGAAATATAATTTTCGCATACGGGTGCTTAAGCCGTCcgactaaaaaaagaaaaattggccCGCCAAAAACATAAATTCCGAACAAAATTTGAAACCCTGGCAGTCGCCACTAGGATCCGTGTGCCGTCGGTTTCCACTTGAGTGGTGGATACCGGAttcatcgccgccgctgtcctgactgccggatccgccaccgccaccgagcttcccaccgctgccgctcctcCCACCCGCCGCCGGATCCCTCCGGCGCTGGTCGCTACCGCTTGTCACtgatggagaggagaggagaggtggagatgaagtggaggaggtggaggatcCACCGCAGCAGAGctccccgccgctcccgctccctACCACCGCCAGCGGAGAggagatgaggaagaggagaggtggagaggaagtgggaggtggaggaggtggagcggaTGATCACGAGGAGATTAATTACATATGTATGATGGGTTAACAATAAGATTAATTATAAGCATCACCTTGGAGAGATAGCTAGCAAGAACAAAATTAATAAGACAATATGACTATCTTCCTGAGGTCAAACATCATATCGATCATACCGTACATCATGCAGTAATATTAACAACACAAGATCGAGTTCACTGTGAAGCataaaacaaaaattatttGTCCATATACATAAATATCTCGAGTCCTTGCACTGATGAAAAGATTTCATCGGTGCCAACCTTGTGAGTTAAAATATATGGCACAATATGGGCATACAGAGATGGATTGCTCCATCAACAAATTAATTTGGATCTACATGGGAATGGGCTTGACGTAGAGTTTCTTGAGGACCTCCTGAATGCCCTCGCCGAACGTGAAGCCATCAATTCCATCAGCGTAATATAACGGAATGGCCATTGTTATATTGATAAGACGCTGCACCACAGGGAGCACATCACGGTTGTCAATGCGAGCCTGGTTTGTTGTTTTCCACTCGTATAGATAGCTTGTCATCACGGTTGTCAATGGGAGCACATCAGGGAGTTTTATTGTCACAAATATAGATAGCTTGGTGTATCAATCACATGTTTATTATGCAAATAAAAGTTTGTATGGATTGATAATGTTCCAGTGTTTTTGCCATGTGGCGCAGCAGTGGTTTGTATGATTTGGATGATATATAGTATCTTTTGTAAGTTGGGTATATGATATCTATTAAGCATAGGAATATAGAAGTTTCGCTTGCCATAATATGGCTCATGAATAAACAAATGTCCTGAACAGCCAAAGTTTGACTATAGCTTGAGTGTGACAAACATTTCAATTGGATGAGACAAACACCTGAAAAGTTCATTCTTATTTGTGATGtaactaattacaaaataactaattgcCAATAAATTTAATTCTTTATGTAAGATGTCACAAAAATTACAGTTAATAAAACAGTCGTACTATTTACAATTACTCTCACTTTATCTCATCACTACAGAAATGCCCATCACAGCATCACTGCCACCGGCAATATCACTAGAGGGTTGTCAACTGTAGTGATGCCAgttccggaaaaaaaaaaagaaaatctgagTTGCTCGCCAAACTATTACCATTGTCATCGCCAATACTGTCGTCACCTAGCCATCACCGCTGTCATCGCAAAGTAGGTCGCAAACCGATAATGTTTTTGCCATGTGGCGCAGCAGTGGTTTGTATGGAGTGTTTTTGCCATGGGGCGCAGCAGTGGCGCTAGGGATGCACGGAACGGCAAAACGATCAGTAGGCCCAAAAAGataagggaggcaaaatagacttattttcagcCGTATCAGCCACAGCCCAAAGAGTTGAGGGAGGTAAGATAGACTTATTCTATCCATATAAGTCCCAGtccaaagagatgagggaggcaaaatataGTTATTCAAGGACGAGCACGGTGGGCTAATCGTGTCTTCGGGTTGGCATGGCATGGCCCGAGAGCCTCATTGAGTCGTGCCTAGGCCGTTGGTGTATGGCATGGCCCTGTACGGCGAGTTGGTTGGGCCATGCCGGCCCGACTGGcctcgggccgtgcctgggTCATGCTAGGGACGGGCCGGGCCAGGCCGAGCGGCCCATTTTGGCCATCTATTAATGTAGGAGCTCATGAACAGTATATGAAGACTTCATGGTACCAAAGGCTCCAAGGTCTACTTTCGCTACCACACACATAAACAATTTTTGCTTACGatcaaaatcgattttcacggACGAGTGGGTGACCCGCTGCACCCAGGTGTATGCAAAAATCTGTATTTTTGCCTGCGTGTAGACCAACCGCTGCGGGTGCTCAAGCCGTCCAACTGCAAAATGAAAAATCGGCCCGCCAAAAAAATTAAttccaaacaaaatttgaaACCCTAGCAATCACCACTGGGATCCGCACGCCGGTGCCACGCGTTGAGCGCCGTCGGTTTCCGCTTGGGTGGCAAAGAGCCGGATCCGTTGCCACCGCTGTCcccaccgccggatccgccaccgccaccgagttccccaccgctgccgctgccgctcccgcccACCACCGGATCCCTCCGGCGCAGGTCACTCCTGCCCGTCCCCGacaaagaggagaggaaaggagaggaggggtggaggaggaggaggaggaggagggtccATCGCAGCAGAGctccccgccgctcccgctcccgcgcccACCATCAACGGAGTTGAGATGAGGAAGAGGAGTGATGGAGAggaagtggaggtggaggaggtggagtggACGATCATGAggagattaattttttttgcgcGAATAGAGAGCTTTATTGATTAGGGCATCATATTACAATCTTGCCTCAATAGATGCAAAATACCAGACGGAGCATGAGGAGATTAGTTACATATATGTATGATGGGTTAACAATAAGATTAATTATAAACATCACCATGGAGGGATAGCTAGCAAGCACAAAATTAAGAAGACAATATGACTATCTTCTTGAGGTCAAACATCATATCGATCATACCGTACATCATCCAGTAATACTAACAACACAAGATCGAGTTCATTGTGAAGCataaaacaaaaattatttGTCCATATAGATAATATCTCAAGTCCTTGCAGTGATGAAGAGATTTCATCGGTGCCAACCTTGAGAGTTAATACAAAATATAGaatcacacacaaaaaaaggaATATAAATTATATGGCACAATATGGCAGAGATGGATTGCTCCATCAACAAATTAATTTGTGTCTATAAGGGAATGGGCTTGACGTAGAGTTTCTCAAGAACCTCCTGAATGCCCTCGCCGAACGTGAATCCATCAATTCCATCGCTGTAATACAACGGAATGGCCATGGTTATATTGATAAGGCGCTGCACCACAGGGAGCACATCACGGTGGTCAATGCGAGCCTGGTTAGTTGTTTTCCACTCATCTTCTACCAATTCATTAATCTTGGCGATGGCGACATCGGCTGTGACCTTGTGCTCGTTGATGTAACTCTCAACCGAACATGGCATGTCAGCTTTGTTCTGCGACCCGAGCTGCATTCCATGTAGCACACATACTCGATGCCAATATACTTATTACTACATATAAGATTAGATGCTACCTCCctttataaaatataagcatttttataCATTTTGAGAAGTGCTCTTATTTTCGAACCGAGAGAGTACTAATTATTAGTTATAATAAAAACATCCAAATTACCGTATGAACTATCACGGCAGTCCTAATTACTTCCCGAATTCAAATACCATATATTTGACGAACTACCCACTGCACTGTTCTGAGCGGATTCAGAGAGAAACAAACACACGTGGCACCAACTTGGCAATCtaatcaatatgaaaaaaatataataattattgaGCCCACATATCATTGATCTCATCCTTCTCTATTTCACTATCTCTCTTGCTCAGGGGAGCAGGAGGCAGTGATCGGCATCGGGCTCGCTTGGTGAGGGTGTTGGAGGACGTTCTCAGTGGTGCAACGGAAGATATCTTTCAGGGAGTACATGCACCCCAGCGGAGATTGATCTCTTCCCAGGGATGTTGGAGGTGGCAACCAGCGGCGAAGAAGCATTGGAGAGGGCAGTAAGCGATGAGCTCGATTAAGGCGTTGGTGGACACAACCAACAATGTTGTGGGAGGTCTCTTGGAGAGGGTACTGCGGCAGGGCTCGAGCTAGCCTTGGGGAGTTTGGAGGCAGTGGCTAGTGGGGTAGAGGTGCTAGAAGTGAATGTGGCTGGCGAAGGAGCCTCACCTCACCCATGGAGAGGTGTAGAATGCGGCAGCAAACCTTAGGGCGGTGGTGGGTCTGACTACGAATCTCGGAGCTTAGTGTTATGGCCGACTGGCATGGAGCTCAAGGCGATGAAAGATGTATGCGAGCTCAAGGCTCTCCTACTCACGAAGCTCCATTGCCCCAACCTGGACAAAGGGTAGCCGCCGGTGGCATCATCGTCGCCTGGCGAGGTCACAACTGAGCACCAGCGTCGTCATCGTCACCTACTGAGGTCTCGACCGTGCAAGAGAGGAAGATGGGGGGAGTTGTTGTCACTCACAATCATGGGGAAGATGGGAAAAAGATAATGGGAGAAAATCTAATAGGAGGGCCcaacaaaaatttcaaataaaactttGCCAACTAGGCTACCATGCGTATGCGCTATGTAAAAACCAAAACCACTCCAGCTTGAGTTAAGGGGATTATTTACCCGGTTAGAATAGTTGAGAGTGTAAAATATATAGTACTTGAATTTAAGGGCAATTTTAGGTGACCGCGATAATTTAGTAGGATAATCTAGACATTTCCcttagttaaaaatatttttcctatttGTAAATTGTCTGGTTGTTCTTATATATTGGTCACCGAAATTTACGTACGTCTTAGGCTAATATGCATGACCTCTAACCTAAACTTGGataacaaaaaagaaactttAATTTCAATACAAAATAATTGTTACTTCTTCTTTGACTTATTCTTTTACTTTAAACTAATGTAGATATATGTTTATGTTTATATAATCAGTGAGAAACAAAGTACATTTTCTAAAATTAGGGTTAAAATATTATCATTCTTGTTTACAAATAcgaattaagaaaaacatatatatgagtTATTAATAGTACTATTGTGCCccaacagtaaaaaaaaaaaaatccattgatCGATAAAAATGTATAGGTCTGCCAATGAATTTATCCATTGatcgataattaattaattaattaatcggtACTTATATGTACCTTAAATCCGGCAATGTCGTTCATAAAACGGCCAGTTTTCCCGCATGAGATGATGGCGTCGGTGCTATTCACAGCCCACTCGTACGCTTGTTTCGTTGTCATGGACTCACTCATGCCAACCATTAAACCAGCAGCTAGCGGCCGTGTTCCTGTGGTCATTGTCGCCAGAGCCACCTGCTCGCTGAAGCTGGGCATGTGCTTCCGGTGGGACCATTCGGCTCCTTCCAGATAATAACTTGACAACCTTTGTAACTGTATGAATGAATATATAAAATTTGGGCAATGCCGATTATTAAAAAAGATAATTGTGGAACGATATTTAACCACAATGCAAATTGTGTAgaaattatattattaattatctattaatggatctagaTGTACCTCTGTCTTGCTGAAGGCAATCAGGTACTTCTGATTGCTTGGCACTTGATCCTCAAACTCCCTAAAGCAGCTCAAGATAAATTCATAAAACTTTCTCAGGTACTCGGGTACAAGCAAGACAGCACTGTCATCCCATCTGAACGATATTAAAATCAAAGTCAGCATTCATCTAAGCACTAATTGTCAGCGTGCTAATAATTAAGACTTAATTTGATGCATATATAAACATATCCAGCGTACCCTTGAATGGCTGCGTTTAGCATCCGGCATTCCTGGATGGAGGTATATCCATGGACATCATATGTGTCATCTAATAGAGCAATTATCACAACTA is part of the Oryza glaberrima chromosome 4, OglaRS2, whole genome shotgun sequence genome and encodes:
- the LOC127769881 gene encoding probable aldo-keto reductase 3; translation: MAAAAAAAPAAAVVRRMKLGSQGMEVSAQGLGCMGMSAVYGERKPEADMVALVRHAVAAGVTFLDTSDVYGPHTNEVLVGKAVAAAAATEEEVQVQVATKFGITPAWEVRGDPAYVRAACEGSLRQLGVGCIDLYYQHRIDSTVPVEITMGELKKLVEEGKIKYIGLSEASASTIRRAHVVHPITAVQIEWSLWSRDVEEDIVPTCRELGIGIVAYSPLGRGFFSSGAKLVDELPDDDFRKSLPRFQPENLEKNAAIFEKVNAMAARKGCTSSQLALAWVHHQGSDVCPIPGTTKIHNFDQNVGALSVKLTPDEMSELESYASADVVQGDRYHGTFLNTWKNSETPPLSSWRSGN